Part of the Streptomyces europaeiscabiei genome is shown below.
GCGGGCGTTGGGCGTGGTGAAGGCGCTGGGGCCGCGCGCGCCGAGGTTCATCGGGTGGGGGCTCGCGACCGCCGAGGCGCTGCTCGACGGGCCGCGCGAGGTGGCGGTCGTCGGACCGCAGGGGCATCCGGGGACGCGGGAACTGCACCGGGCGGCGTTGCTGGGGACCGCGCCGGGTGCGGTGGTCGCCGTCGGGACTCCGGACAGTGACGAGTTGCCGTTGCTGGCCGACCGTCCGCTCGTCGGCGGTGAACCGACCGCGTATGTCTGCCGTAACTTCACATGTGACGCTCCCACGACCGATGCCGACCGGTTGCGTACGGCGCTCGATGGGGCTCCGACCGGCTGAAACCCGCCGGTCAGGGACCGGGACAAGGCCGAACAACTAGCTGGATACAGGCTGGTGTTCTGACACATCCGATTACATGTTCCCTCGAACGGAAACACGCTTTTTATCGGAAGGGCTCCCAGGGTTCACAGTTTCCCCCTAGTCTCCTCACAGTGACGCGACGGAGGTAAATCCCGTCGTGGCAGGGGGTATTGGGGATCCGGGGGGATCTATCTTGGTCACGTCTGTCTTCATAGCCGTCGTCTCGGTTGCCTTGTTCTGGATGGCGGCTTTCACTCTGTGGTGGCAGATGCACGCGTGGCGCACGCCCGAAGTGCTCGCCTCCACCCGGTTCAGCAGACCGGACGGCGACGAACATGTCTCGTTCTCACTGCTGTTGCCAGCACGCCATGAACAGGCCGTGCTGGACCACACCATCCAGCGACTACTTGAATCCAGCCACGACGACTTCGAGATCATCGTGATCGTCGGGCACGACGACCCGGAGACCACCGCGGTGGCCCGGGCGGCCGAGGAGCGCGACCCGCGGGTCCGCGTGGTGGTCGACCACCACGAGAAGAAGAACAAGCCGAAGGCCATGAACACGGCGCTGCCGCACTGCCGCGGCGATGTCGTCGGAGTCTTCGACGCCGAGGACCAGGTCCATCCCGAACTGCTGTCCCACGTCGACCACGCCTTCCGCACCACGGGCGCGGACGTCGTGCAGGGCGGGGTGCAGCTCATCAACTTCCACTCCAGCTGGTACAGCCTGCGCAACTGCCTGGAGTACTTCTTCTGGTTCCGCTCCCGGCTGCACCTGCACGCGCAGAAAGGGTTCATCCCGCTCGGCGGCAACACCGTCTTCGTGCGGACCCACGTCCTGCGGGAAGCCGACGGCTGGGACCCCAACTGCCTTGCCGAGGACTGCGACCTGGGCGTACGGCTGTCGAGCGTCGGCAAGAAGGTCGTCGTCGCCTACGACTCCGACATGGTGACCCGGGAGGAGACCCCCGGCAGCCTGATGTCCCTGATGAAGCAGCGCACCCGCTGGAACCAGGGCTTCCTCCAGGTCTACCGGAAGAGGGACTGGAAGCAACTGCCCGGATTCCGGCAGCGGTTGCTGGCTCGCTACACGCTGATGACGCCGTATCTCCAGGCCTTCTCCGGGGTGATCATCCCGCTCAACGTGGCCGTCGCGCTCTTCCTCGACGTCCCCGTCGGCGTCGCCTTCATCACCTTCCTGCCGGCCGTCACCGCCCTCGTCACCTTCGTGTTCGAGGTCGTCGGGCTGCACGACTTCGGCAAGCAGTACGGCCTGCGTGTCCGGTTCGCCCACTACGCCAAGCTGATCGTGGGCGGCCCCTTCTATCAGGTGCTTCTCGCCTTCGCCGCCGTACGCGCGGTGTGGCGCGAGCAACGCGGCCGCAACGACTGGGAGTTGACCAGTCACGTCGGCGCACATCTCGCGAACGTCAACCGAGAGGACGTTCCTGCGTGACCTCCACCCTTCCCGCGGCGACCCAGACCGAAGTCGAGGTCCCCGCGCAGCGGACAGCTGCGCCTGCAGCCGGTTCGACCAGTCGAACGCCCGCCTCCGTTTCCCCTTCCTCTTCGCCTTCGCCTTCGCCTTCGCCTTCACCGAAGCGGCTGCGCGACTCGCGCCCCGACCTGATCCTCTGCGGTCTCCTCCTCGTCGCGATCATGATCGTGCAGGGGTGGAACATCGCCGACTACCCGACCCTCAGCGACGACGAGGGCACCTACCTCGCGCAGGCCTGGGCCGTGCAGGAGGGCAGAGGGCTCGCCCACTACACCTACTGGTACGACCACCCGCCCCTCGGCTGGATCCAGCTCGCCGTCCTGACCTGGATCCCCGCCCAGCTCGCCCCCGAGTCGATGACCGTCGGCTCGATGCGCGTGGTGATGCTGGGGATCAGCGCGGTCAGCGCCGTCCTCGTCTACGTCCTCGGCCGCCGCCTCTCGCTGCCCCGCTGGGCCGCCGGCCTCGGCATGATCCTCTTCGGTCTGTCCCCGCTGTCGGTGGTGCTCCAGCGGGAGATCTTCCTCGACAACATCGCGGTGATGTGGACGCTGCTCGCGTTCTGCCTCGCCGCCTCACCGAACCGTCACCTCTGGCACCACTTCGGCGCGGGGCTGGCCGCCGCCGCGGCCGTGCTCACCAAGGAGACGATGCTCCTCGTCCTGCCCGCCGTGCTGCTCACCATGTGGCGGCACAGCCACCGGGACACCCGGAAGTTCGCCATCACCGGCGCTGTCACCGCCTGCACCCTGATCGGCGTCTCGTACCCGCTGTTCGCCCTGCTCAAGGGTGAGTTGTTCCCCGGCGCCGGCCATGTGTCGCTGTGGGACGGCATCGTCTACCAGATGAGCCGCCCCGGCTCCGGCTTCATCCTCACCGAGGGCACCGGCTCGTACGGTGTCCTTCAGTCCTGGCTGTACTACGACCGCGTCCTGCCCCTCGGCGGACTCGCCGGCGCGCTGCTGCTCCTGGTCACCTGGCGGTGGTCGGTGACCGCGCGAGCCCTCGCCGGACCCGCGCTCGCCGTCGCGATCCTCGCCGGAATGGCCCTGCGCCCCGGCTATCTGCCAGCGATGTACGTCCTGCAGGCCCTGCCCTTCCTCGCGCTCGTCCTCGCGGGCGGCACGGCGAGCGTCACGCACGGTGTCCTGCGCAGATGGCGGAGCACGACGGAGAAGTGGCCACTGACCTGGGCGCGCCACACGGTCGCCGTCGCCCTGGCCGCCGCCGCGGCGGTGTACGTCGTCCCCCGCTGGTACGACGGCAACCACACCGCGATGACGTTCAACGCCAACGCGCCCTACCAGAAGGCCGCCGAGTGGCTCGGCAGTGAGGTCGACGATCCCGCGGGCACCCGTGTCCTCGTGGACGACGCGCTCTGGCTCGACCTCGTCCATGAGGGGTACGAGCCAGGGCTCGGCGTCATCTGGTTCTACAAGGCCGACCTCGACCCGGCGGTGACGAAGACGATGCCGCGCGGCTGGCGCGACCTCGACTACGTGGTCGCCTCCCCGACCGTACGGCGCGACGCGGTCGACCTGCCCAACGTCA
Proteins encoded:
- a CDS encoding glycosyltransferase, which gives rise to MVTSVFIAVVSVALFWMAAFTLWWQMHAWRTPEVLASTRFSRPDGDEHVSFSLLLPARHEQAVLDHTIQRLLESSHDDFEIIVIVGHDDPETTAVARAAEERDPRVRVVVDHHEKKNKPKAMNTALPHCRGDVVGVFDAEDQVHPELLSHVDHAFRTTGADVVQGGVQLINFHSSWYSLRNCLEYFFWFRSRLHLHAQKGFIPLGGNTVFVRTHVLREADGWDPNCLAEDCDLGVRLSSVGKKVVVAYDSDMVTREETPGSLMSLMKQRTRWNQGFLQVYRKRDWKQLPGFRQRLLARYTLMTPYLQAFSGVIIPLNVAVALFLDVPVGVAFITFLPAVTALVTFVFEVVGLHDFGKQYGLRVRFAHYAKLIVGGPFYQVLLAFAAVRAVWREQRGRNDWELTSHVGAHLANVNREDVPA
- a CDS encoding ArnT family glycosyltransferase — encoded protein: MTSTLPAATQTEVEVPAQRTAAPAAGSTSRTPASVSPSSSPSPSPSPSPKRLRDSRPDLILCGLLLVAIMIVQGWNIADYPTLSDDEGTYLAQAWAVQEGRGLAHYTYWYDHPPLGWIQLAVLTWIPAQLAPESMTVGSMRVVMLGISAVSAVLVYVLGRRLSLPRWAAGLGMILFGLSPLSVVLQREIFLDNIAVMWTLLAFCLAASPNRHLWHHFGAGLAAAAAVLTKETMLLVLPAVLLTMWRHSHRDTRKFAITGAVTACTLIGVSYPLFALLKGELFPGAGHVSLWDGIVYQMSRPGSGFILTEGTGSYGVLQSWLYYDRVLPLGGLAGALLLLVTWRWSVTARALAGPALAVAILAGMALRPGYLPAMYVLQALPFLALVLAGGTASVTHGVLRRWRSTTEKWPLTWARHTVAVALAAAAAVYVVPRWYDGNHTAMTFNANAPYQKAAEWLGSEVDDPAGTRVLVDDALWLDLVHEGYEPGLGVIWFYKADLDPAVTKTMPRGWRDLDYVVASPTVRRDAVDLPNVRDAMENSTPVATFGTGEDRIEIRRIDAAGDGRARETEAARDDPGRETEAADDGGRIRETEAAGGDR